caGAGGTAGAAGGTGAAGGAAGGGAGCTTCAGGTTTGAGAACCCCTAGCTTCTTCGCGACGGCGGCCGCCAATATGTGCGGTGGTGGCTCGGTGGTGCCACTGGCCCTTTGTCTCCTGTCTCAATCTCTTCTACTTCGCCTCTTTCGTGTTCTAGTTCGATTCTGGgtttttgggggtgggggttggTTCTAGATCGATTTCTGGGTCCTGATCTTTCTAGCTTCATAGAGTTGGATTATCGCAGCTTTTTCTTCTCACTCTCATTGTGGGTTTTGTTacattgttgttgctgttggtgAAGGTTGTGGGTTGGCTGTGGGTTGATTttcatgttgttgttggtgttcaTGTTGGTTGTGGATGAAGGGAGAGAGGGGGCTGGTGTTGTTGGATTGTTGGGTTTCTGGATTAGGGGAGATGCAGGGGGAGAGGGAGAAACTagatttctgggtttttgggggtgggggttggtttttgggattttggtggttgggggtgggttgcgatgAGGTTTTTGCAGTGGGGTTGAGGGTGGGGGTGgatgaatgatgaagatgaagaggttgaaggtgatgaagatgatgaagatgaaaattaattcatgatgaagatgaataagAATTACATAgtgaataataatttgttttcttttgatttatTTGTTTGGGATTAGGGATTAGGAATTAATTGATTTAGGGTTTAATTTTAAGatttatttgttaattataattGATTAACACATGTgtaacaaaagaaaattaaaaaatccacATGGAAATGATGATTGTGCAAAATAAGAGCCACATAAGCACATAACAtgggtagggacttattctgattaaaaaaaatttcagggatccggaatcggaaatttttttttcagggacttattttcgtacggggcACAATTTCAGAGAAAATATTTCCGAAAACGGGTcaacttttgaaaataaaaaaaagtcgtTTTCACATTTTCAATGAAAACGGAAACGAGACTAATGAAAACACGCGGTCGCAGGGTTGTAATTATAATGACAttggtttctttcttttcttttcattctgaAGGAAGTCGTGTGCCGGCCCTAACCTTGTTCTTCTGCAAGTTCTTCTCTGCTACCTCCTTCATCCCACAACCAAGgttcttctccttttcttttgtcttctcttttttgaaattttgaaacgTGAAACTGGGTTCATTATTAGTTTACTTGcttaatatgaaattatttgcATAAGATGGGAGGAAAAAGTGAGAAGGGGGAGAGCATGGAATGGACAACCCAAGACACAAAGATATTCATTGATATTATTTATGATCGAGTGAAAAAAGGGCAGTTGCAAGGGTCAACATTTAAGAAAACAATTTGGGAAGAAATAAACATCGAGTTGCAAAAGACAAGTGGAGCACCCCTACCTGATGGTGTAGAAAGGCTGAAGGGAAAGTTTAATCGGCTACGCCTTCAACATCGTGAATTTTCAACTTTGATATCTCGCACAGGAGTTACATGGGATCCTGAGGCTAACAAAGTGAATGCTCCTGAAGAAGTATGGGAAGAGATGTATAAGGTAAGTTTAACTTATAGAATATCAATATCATTCTTAAATTATCTTCTTCAATTGTCAATGGCTTTATTGTGAAGACAAATCAGAGATGAATTTCttaaaaaatggaaaagaaatTACTCATGTATTGTAATATATATACGCATAGGCTAGCAGGCTACAAGTATATGGACTTGTAGCTGTGGTATATACTGCAAGTACATGTACTTGTAGCTCTGGTATATACTGcaagatgaaattttgttaattataaaataaaaatgatatggACTTATAGTTGTGGTATATACTGCAAGTATATGTACAATTTTAGTAAAAACTTATCATTGGATTTAGTAGTATATAGTTAATATATGTATATGGACTTGTTTTAGTAGTTATTTCTTTAAACAAGTGAGCATGTAATTATAATCTCAACTGCTACTGCTTTTCTTATGTATTTGGACAATAGTACACATGTTGGGAAATATAAtcattgttctttttttttcagaaaggaaaattctaCAAGCAGTTTAAGAAACATGGATTTGAGCATGACTATTATATCCTTGGTGAGATATTTAATTCTAGTACAACAACTGGAAAGTTAAGTCAAGCTTCTACTCAAGAGCCACCAAACTCCGATgaagagagagaaatagaggaAGATTTTCTCTCAAAAGGTGTTCATATTGATTCTAATGTTATTGATGTTGATGGAGAGGATCTGCAAGAAGTTAGTAAAAGGAGAAAAGTCACTGGGACTTCTAGTGAACATCGTCGTAAGGAGGCAAAAAATTCAAGGTTGGATGTGTTAGAATCAGCTGTGACCAAATGGTCTAACACAATGGATGCAAGGGCAGATAGATATAAAAATGAAGCTGATTCTTCTGCAGACGCATGCATTAAATTATTAGAGTCCATGGATGGTATTTTCCCAAAAGTTTTCAGCATTGCCGTGGAGAAGTTTACAAATAAGGATTTGAGAAAAATGTTTATAGCAATGTCTTCAATTAGGAAGATGGATTGGCTAGCATCTCTTAAGTAGTATCATTTAATTGATTCCAATTTTCTGTTATTTTGTTTATGAGATTGAAGATCGgattttattgttttgtttcCTTGTTAGTATTGAATTGCTATGATATGCATTTAATGGGTTGACATTATTTTTTAGAAGATGAATGTTTTCATATTAttgatattaattaatattattatttaattgagCAGGTTAAAATGTCTATAGATAAATCTATGGATTGTTCAAGTGAAAGTAGCACTGACTCTTATTTGGATGACTTTGGAGATATTATTATTGCTTCATTGGTCATGGAATACCAGCAATGTTTTATTAGTAAAACACCGTGCAGAAATTCTAAGTTGACTGGAAGGATGTATACTCTAGAATTTTTGCTTGGTAATGAAACTACATGCTATGATAATTTTAGAATGAAGAAGACAGTGTTTCTGAATTTTTGCGAAACTTTGAGAGATGTTGGAAACTTGAGAGATGGAAAAAAGGTGAGCCTGCAAGAAGCAGTTGCAATGTTCTTGATCATAGTGTGTCATAACTTGCGTCATTGACTCGTTGCTGACCGCTTTCAACACTCATTGCATACAGTAAGCAAATGGTTTAGAATTGTTCTAAGAGCAGTTTGCAAGTTGGGCTCCACCATTATTCGACCAAGAAATCACACAACTACACATCCATATATTATGGGAAACCCAAAATATTTCCCTTATTTTAAGGTAAATTTCTATCACgtacttataatattttaaatacttCTACTAATCTATTATTCATGTTTTAAATGTAGAACTGCATTGGTGCTATTGATGGCACACATGTATCTGCTTGGGCTCCTGCTGCTAAACAAACTGCATTTCGTGGAAGAAAGGTCTTGATAACACAAAATGTTCTGGCAGTATGTGATTTTGATGCTATTCACATTTGTTTATTCTGGTTGGGAAGGGACAGCAAATGACGCAAGAGTGTTCTTAAATGCTTTAACTCCTGAAAACAATTTTGCAAAGCCAGAAGGAGgtaatttttagttttaataatgaattttaccaacattttttttattcaatagaTGCTCTATTTTTTACAGATCAATTTTATCTTGTTGACTCTGGATTTCCAAATGTGTCTGGCTATCTTGCCCCATTTCGGAGGCAAAGGTATCACATGCGTGATTTTCGTGATGGGGTAAGACCACAACGAAAACAAGAATTATTCAACTATCGATATTCTTCATTGAGAAATATTATCGAAAGATGCTTTGGAGTATTGAAAGCAAGGTTTCCAATTTTGAAGTTAATGCCAAATTATCCCGTTTGAAGACAAAGACTAATCCCTATTGCTTGTTGCAATGTACACAATTTCATTAGAATGCAATACGTCAGAGATAGTCTTTTTGACCAATATGCTCAAGAAGACTTAATTATGGATGCACAAGGTTTACAGGTAGACCAACAAGGAGTCAATGTTGATGCTAATCAAGCCGCTGAAATGGCTCATGTTCGGGAAACTATTGCAGATCAAATGTGGGAAAATTTCAACAGATCTTAGGCAGAAttgtataatttttatttttaagaccAATGATACTTAtcatatttataatatatttctCTTACTTGCAACTTGTTGTGACAGCCGTATTCTAACACttgaataataaatatttttgttaTAATAGTTATATAACAAACATATACCAAtttttatatttgaaaatataagtattagatataa
This is a stretch of genomic DNA from Lotus japonicus ecotype B-129 chromosome 1, LjGifu_v1.2. It encodes these proteins:
- the LOC130746312 gene encoding uncharacterized protein LOC130746312 — its product is MGGKSEKGESMEWTTQDTKIFIDIIYDRVKKGQLQGSTFKKTIWEEINIELQKTSGAPLPDGVERLKGKFNRLRLQHREFSTLISRTGVTWDPEANKVNAPEEVWEEMYKKGKFYKQFKKHGFEHDYYILGEIFNSSTTTGKLSQASTQEPPNSDEEREIEEDFLSKGVHIDSNVIDVDGEDLQEVSKRRKVTGTSSEHRRKEAKNSRLDVLESAVTKWSNTMDARADRYKNEADSSADACIKLLESMDGIFPKVFSIAVEKFTNKDLRKMFIAMSSIRKMDWLASLK